The Pyxidicoccus sp. MSG2 DNA segment GCTTCAGCACGTCCGCGTCGGTGACGTCCGCGTACGTGGCCGTCCGCCGCGTCATGCGCAGGTCCTGGAGCCGGTCCTCCGCCAGCACCGTCAACGTGGGCGGCGAGGCCTCCGGGAAGCCGGCCTCCAGCCCGGTGATGCGCCCCTCGAAGAGGATGTCCGAGGTGCCCAGCCGCACCTCGAAGGGCTTGCCGAAGTCCAGCTCCGTCCGGTCGAAGTAGAGGAAGCCGCTGTCCCCGTCCTTGGGGCCCCAGTTGCCGAAGGTGGCCTCGCACCGGTACAGCCCGTGGGCCGTCTCCGCGATGCACAGCTCCAGCAGGGCCAGTCCGAGCGAGGCCTTCTCCTCTCCGCCCACACGCAGGGTGGGGCGGGAGGACTTCAGCTTGCTGTCGGTGCTGTTTCCGTCGGCCATGGGAGGTTCCGGCTCAGTGCGCGCGCACGCGCTCCATCCGCTCGCGGTGACGCTTCAGGCTGCGCTCCAGGTCGTGGTTCTTCTGCACCTCGGAGCCGGTGGACGACTCGCCCCCCTTCGCGCCGCCCGACGACGCGGACGGTGGTGGCTCGCTGACGACTTCCATCTCGTTGATGACCACGGCCATGTGCCTGCCCCCGCTACCGCTTCACACCGATGTTGAGCCCCGCCTGCAGGTCCACGAGCTGGCCGGGCGCCAGCATTCGCGGGTTCTCGATTCCGTTCGCGGAGGCAATGGACTGCCAGCTGCCCCCCTTGCCCTGGCTCGCCGCCATGCCCTGCATCGTCGAGCCCGACGGCGCGGACGTCATCGGCGCGGTGCCCGCGGGCTTGCCGCTGGGCGTCGTCTTCGCGCCCGCGGGCTTCTTGTCCGGGTCCTCGAAGCGCAGCGTCCCAATCTTCTGCTGCGTCAGCGTGAAGGAGACGCTGGCGCGCAGCGGCACGCCGTCCTCGGAGAACAGCTCCAAGGACTCCTCCATCCCCTCCATGATTCCGTCGAAGCGGAAGGTGCCCCACTGGAAGCGCACCGCGGGCGGGATGTACTGCGTCTCCGACTTCTTCTTCGGGGTGATGAAGAACGTCACCTTCTCGGTGAGCTTGCGGACGTCGTCCACGCCCGCGGGCTCGCCCGGGCCTTCCGGCTGGCCCGTCACGTCGAACCAGAGCTGCACGGCCAGCTTGGTGGAGCCGGTGCCGACGAATTGTTGCGCCGCCGTACCTCGCTGGTCGCCACCGCCCTGCGGCTGCTGCACCTGGTTGGCGTACGTGACTTTCAGCGTCTCCGGATTGAACTGCACCTCCACCGACGTCTCCTTCTCGTCGATGGGGTCCTTGAACTTGTCATCGAGCTGGATGAGCTTCGCCTTCGCCAGCTTCGGAGCGTCGTCGGCCATGGCTAGGTGCCTCCCTCGGACACGGCCTTGCGGGTGAGCGACTCGTAGGCGATTTGAAGTTCTTCAATCGCGACCATGCCGTCCTTGGCGTTGAGCGGCGGGGCCTTGAGCTTCACGGGCAGGCAGCGCGTGAGGATGAAGCGCGCGCGCTCCTTCTGCGCGGGGCCGGGGGCGAACACCACCACCTCCGCGCTGGCGCGCAGCCGGGGGCGCGTGCGCATGGCCTCGAACCACTTCCACAGCTCGTCATTGGCCGTCATGCCGCGCTTGAGCGTGAGCTGGCCGAAGCTGAACGCGCCCGTGAGGCGAATCTGCCGGCCGTTGTTGCCACCCTCGCGGATGGTCTTCACGTCCATGGTCATCTCCAGGCCGTCGCACTCGGAGAAGGCCGCGCTGCACGCCTTGGGGCTGACGCCGGGGATGTCGATTTCCACCGCGAAGGCGAACGCGGTGAACGGGGCAATGACCGTCTCGTCTGTCGGGGTGGCCATGCGCTAGCGCGCCTCCGTGACGGTGCCGCGCTCGCCGCTCTGCACGAGCCGCACGTTGAGGAAGGTGAGGGGCTGCGACGGCGCCACCTTCAGGTCCACGAAGAAGCGGCCCTGCTCCACCTGGGTGGGCGTATTCAGCGCGTCGCCTGTCACCACCTGGAAGGCGCTCTCGGGTGTCTTCCCCGCGAAGGCGCCTCGCGTGAAGAGGCTTCCCAGCAGCGCCTCGAAGCCGCGCTGCACGCGGCGGCGGAAGCTGGCGTCGTTGGGCTCGAAGACATAGGTGGCGCCCAGCTGCAGCGCCGCCCGCCGCAGCAGCGACAAGAGCCGCCGTACGTGGATGGGCCGCAGGTCGGGGTCCGTGGCCAGCGTGTCCGCGCACAGCGTGAGGAAGGCGCGAGGCTCCTGTCGCACCACGTTCACCTGCGCCTCCTGGAGGTCCAGCCACCGCTCGCGGCTCAGGGCCGGATCCAACGCCACCACGCCCTCCCACCGCTCGTTGGCCGGAGCCACCCACACTCCGCGCTCCACTGCTCGCCGCGCCAGCACGCCGCACGCGGTGCCGTCCGGAGGCATGCGCCGCGTCACCCCGGGACGGCCTTCCTCGGAGACGAAGGTCCACGGGTGGTAGAGCGCGCCGTACGAGAGGGCGTTCTCCTCGGCGAAGCCGATGGGCGGCACGCCGTCCTCCTCCGCGCCCAGCGGGGACTGGAGGGTGGCCGCGTGCCCCATGGTCTCCTCTTCCCGGTAGTGCTCGGGCAGGGAGAGCACGGCCAGGAAGTCACCGCGGGCGCACGACATCCGCATCAGCGCGCGCTGCACGGCCAGCAGGGGTCCCACGTCGTACTGGGACACGGGCACCAGGTGCCACTTCGACTGGGGCGCCACGGTGACGGCCACGCCCGTCGCCCAGGGCCCGGTGATACCGCCACGCTCCGCGCGCACCCGGTAGTAGCGCGTGCCGGACGTGCGCCCGTACAGCGTGCGCGCGGACAGCGGCCCCCGGTACAGCTCCGCGGCGTCGCTGAAGTCGGGGAGGGTGGCCTCCACCAGCACGTAGACGACGTCCGCACCGGGCACCTCTGCCCAGTCCAGGGTGAAGGACTGCCCGGAGTCCGGCTCGTCTGGCTGCGCCACCAGCGGCTCGGGCGCGGGAGGGGGCTGGAAGGCGCAGTCCAGGAACGAGCCCCACGCCGGCTCCGGCAGCGGCTCGCCCGGCTCGGGCGGGGGCGCGTCAGGGCGGCCCGCGAGCACCCACGGCCGGTGCCCCGCGTCCGGTACGGAGATCAGCGAGGCATCCAGCCGGTCCAGCACCGCGTGGATGCCCTTGAGCGTCCGGGGCTGGCTGCTCTGGTAGCGGAGGAAGTCCGCCTGTGCGAGCAGCGCCTCCGTGCCCAGCGTCTTCACGTCCGCGTCCAGGAAGAGGTCCGCGCCGAACGTCGCCAGCCCGTCGCGCTCCAGCGAGTCCACGGCTGGGGGCGTGCACCCCACGTAGGCGGTGGGCTGGTCCGTCAGGCCCAGGGGAAGGGAGAAGGCCTCGCCCGTGGGGCCGGGGCCCGCCAGCGGGAAGCGCTCGGTGGGCACGCCCTGGCGCCAGTCCTGCGGCAGCCGCTCCTCGGGGAGGCGCGAGGGCAGCGTGTCGGCGTCCGCGTTCCGGGCCCGCTCCACGTCGGTGGGCAGCGCGGCCCAGTGGCGCGGGTGCGCGGGGCAGAAGCCGAGCCGCTCCAGTTGCGCGGGCTGCTCCTCGCCCCGTCGCGTCCACAGGCTCAGCGTCAGCCGCTCGCACCAGGCGGGCGCGGACGTCACATCCACCGGCACGGACGTCACCACCCGCGTCGCCACGCCGGACACCTGCACCCCGCCGCCCGCCACCTGTCCCAACTGCACGGAGTCCACCGGCAGCCAGTGCTCGCCGGTGGCGGCATCGACGATGCGCAGCACCGTGCCCGGAGGCGGCGCCTGCGCCGGGTCCAGGTCCAACGTCAGCGTGAGCACGCGCGGCGACACCGTGGGCCCCGGGTCCTCCATGGCGGTGACGTCCAGCGAGACCTCGTCGCCCTCGCCGCGCATCCACGACACGAAGGGCGTGGTGTCCACGGGGGCCACGTCCGTCTGCTGCCACACCGCGCGAGGCGCGCGCACCCGTGCCGTCACGCGCCGGGACACCGGCCCGGACCACGTCAGCGCCGTCTCCTGTGCCACGGGCTCCACCGACTCCACCGGCACCATCAGCGTGCAGCCGGTACCGTCGAAGCTCACCCGCAGCAAATCGCCCACGGCCACGCCGCCGGGCGCCGTCACCGTCAGCTCGGCGCCCGCGCCGGCCACGCTGTCCCAGTCCAGCAATTCCACCGGCTCGCGGTGGAGGGACGTCGCCACCGTCGCCGCGTCGGACCAGCTCCCCTCGGAGCGGGCGCGCGCGAGCGCCGGTGTTGCCGCGCCGCCTTCCGTGCACCGCAAGAGGCCCGGCACGGGGAAGGTGTTGGCGCGCGCCTGCGGTCCCGCCACGCGCACCACCCAGCAGCGCTGGCCGCCGTTGCGGAAGAAGGCCCGCACCGCGGACTCGAGCTGCGCGTACACGGGCTCGCCCCGCTCGGTGTCCCAGGCCAGCAGGGGCGCCGCGCCAAACACCGCCGCGAAGTCCGCCACGTCCTCCACCGCCACCGGCGCATGCAGCGGGCCGGAGGCCGCGAAGCCGACGAAGGCGGCCACGTCCATCCGAGGCAGCGCGTCCGCCACGGGCGGAGCCTGTATCTCGAAGCGGAGCCCGGGAAGGCGTCTGGCGGCGGGGCGGCTCACGTCACTCCATCTCCAGCCGCTCGTAGGCGATGGTGAGCTCTTCAATCGCCACGTCCGTGCCCTTCGCGTTGAAGGGGCCGGACACGTGCTTGATGATGCGGGCGCGGAGCAGCTTCCACGTCTGCACCACCGCGGTGTGGTCCTCGTTCTGGAGCTGGATGGTGACGGTGCGCAGCGCGCTGGCGTCGCCGTTGCGCAGCTGGTCCAGCCACTTGTAGAGGCTGAGCGAGCCAATCACCCCGCGCTTCATGGTGACGTCCGTCGCCTTGTTCAGGCCCGTAATCTTGCGGACGCTGTTCTCCTTCTCGTTGCCGTTGCGGTACTCCGCGACGGTGACCTCCATGCCCACGTTGGAGATTTCCTGGAAGCCCGCGTCCGGCCCATCGGTGGTGCCGGTGCCCAGGTCGACCAGGAAGTTGAACTGCACATAGGGGCGATCACGAAAGACGGCCATGGTTGGTCTCCAGGAGGGTTACTTCCGGTCGCCGGTCCACTGGCCGATGCGGAAGATGACGAACTCGGCCGGGCGCAGCGGCGCCACGCCGATGAGGCAGACCAGACGGCCGTTATCCAGGTCGTTCTGGCTCATGGTGCTGCGGTCGCACTTCACGAAGTACGCCTTGTCCGGCTTGTCTCCGAGCAGCGCGCCCGACTGCCACTCGTTGAGCATGAAGTCTTCAATCGTCCGCCGGACGTTCGCCCACAGCTGCTCGCCGTTCGGCTCGAACACCGCCCACTGGGTGCCCTTGTCGATGGAGCGCTCCAGGTAGGCGAAGTAGCGGCGCAGGTTGACGTACTTCCACTCGGGGTCCGACGACGTGGTGCGCGCGCCCCACAGCCGGTTGCCGCGGCCCTCGAAGAAGCGGAAGGCGTTGATGCCCTCGGGATTGAGCACCTCCTGCTGCGCCTTGCTCAGGTTGGCCTCGAAGCCGAGCGCCAGGTTGACGACTTCGTTGGCGGGAGCCTTGTAGACGGCGCGGTTGACGTCGTTGCGCGCGTAGATGCCGGCCACGAAGCCGCTGGGCGGCAGGAAGATGGGCTGGCGCGTGACGGGGTCCAGCACCTTCACCCACGGGTAGTAGAGCGCCGCGTAGCTGGAGTCGATCTTCGCGCGCAGCGCACGCACCTGCGACAGCGTCTGCCCGTTGCCGCTGTCCAGCACGGCGATGCGGTACTTCATCCGCTGCGCGTGGGAGATGAGCAGGTTGACGATGCTGGCCGCGTCGTTCGCGTAGCCGTTCTCGTACCCGAAGGTGGAGCCCGGCGCGGCGACGATGGAGATGTCCTCCAGGTCCTCGAACTGCACCAGGCCCGTCTTCCGGGTGGTGTTGACGATCTGCTGGCCCTTGTAGTCGTCCGAGTTGGGACGCTCGCCGTCGCTGCCGCCCTTGAGCAGCGCCTCCAGCGAGCGCTGGGACTCGGGCGAGTCCGTGTTCTCCAGCGCGTCGTCCAGCGGCGGGCTCATGACCGGGCTGGCGAGGCTTGCGTCCATGAAGGCCTGCGCCACGCCGAGGCCGTCGGTGATTTCCTGTACGGAGATGATGATGGGCAGGTCGCGGTTCTTCGCCGTGTCCGTCGCGTCGTAGCCGAAGCGCGAGGACAGCGAGTCCTCCGCCCCGGCGCGCGAGTGCTTCGGGTCCAGCGCGAGCCCGTCCCAGGTCTGCGCGGACGCCGGGTCGTCCGTGGGAATCACCGTCACCGCTACGGTGACGACGCGGATGTCGTAGCCGTCGCTCTCGTGGATGGTGTTGAGGAAGATGGAGGTTGCGCCCTGGGTGAACTTCCAGTCCTGCGCGTCCTGGTCCCACTCGGCCAGGTACAGCGAGCCGGTGCCCGCGGGCGCGACGATGGGCGAGCGGATGTCGCGAATCATCACCACGTCGCGCTCCAGCAGCGCCCCCACGCGCGGGATGCCCGCGTCGAAGGAGAGGACGTTCTGTCCCACTCGCAGCGTGAAGCGCACGCGCAGGTTGCCGGCCGAGCCCGGGTAGCGGGCCGTCAGCGCGAGCGTCTTCTGCTTGTCGGTGGCGGTGAGGTCCAGCAGCGTGCGGGCGTGGCCGTCCTTGTACTCGGTGGCCACCGCGGTGCCGCCGCCCAGGTCGATGCTGGGGTCGATGCCCGTGTAGGCCGAGCCTCCGCTGCCATCCGGCTTGCGGTACACGCGGCTCACGTAGAGTCGCTTGCCGCCCTCCTCGAAGAAGGCGCGCACGGCATGCCAGGTGTAGTTGTGGAGCGAGCCGATCGTCTTGAAGGCGAGCTGCCGGCGGTTGCCGTAGATGCGCTCGAACTCCACCACGCTGGTGATGAGCTCCGGCTCCAGGTCCACCGGCCCGTAGCGTGTCGGTCCGATGAAGCCCGTGGTGGTGGTGCTCACGCCCTCGATGGACTTGGCGCGGAAGCTGGTCTCTTCGATGAATACGCCAGGGGCAAGATATTCGGGCATCGGTCTTTCCTAGGGAGTTGGACCCGTGGGGGTGATCCACAGTCGAGAGCCCGGTGCGTCCTGGGTCCGCAGGACGAGCTCCTGGCCGTAGCGCAGCGTTGACTCGAGCAGCTCCAGCGGGCTGCCCGTGTCGGCCCACACCCCCACCGGGGGCTGGGACAGCGTGAGGCACACGTCCGGCAGCTCGGGCACGGGCGTGTGGCGGGCGTAGTGGACGCGCACCTGCAGCGCCCACTCCTGCTCCAGCAGTGGCGGGCCCGCGGGGAGGCTGGACGCGTCCATCGCCGAGCCCGGCGCGAAGTCCACGGGCTCCGGGTACTGGAAGAAGAGGGCGAGCCGGCCGCCTTCGTCCGCGATGCCGCGCACGGTGGCGCCCCCGGTGACGGTGGCCTCCACGTACGCCCACGCCGCGGGGATGCGCGCCTGGATGTCCCACAGCTCGGCGCGCAGCACGGCCAGCGGCACGGCGGCCTGGCGCGCGGGCGCGGAGAACAGCGGCACGGAGGGTCCGTCCCCCGGGGACAGCGGCGACAGCGGCGACAGGGGCGAGGTGATGCAGTCCGGCGCGAAGAGGCCGCGGTGGGGCAATTGCGCGCGGAAGGCGCAGGGCAGGAAGCGCCCCAGCGTGTCCACGACTTCGACGATGTAGGGCCTGCGGGCGGGGAGGGCGGCCCACCAGGCGTCGGTGCCCGCGTCGCCGTCGCCGTACTCCAGGTGCCTCAGACCGGGCAG contains these protein-coding regions:
- a CDS encoding phage tail sheath family protein — protein: MPEYLAPGVFIEETSFRAKSIEGVSTTTTGFIGPTRYGPVDLEPELITSVVEFERIYGNRRQLAFKTIGSLHNYTWHAVRAFFEEGGKRLYVSRVYRKPDGSGGSAYTGIDPSIDLGGGTAVATEYKDGHARTLLDLTATDKQKTLALTARYPGSAGNLRVRFTLRVGQNVLSFDAGIPRVGALLERDVVMIRDIRSPIVAPAGTGSLYLAEWDQDAQDWKFTQGATSIFLNTIHESDGYDIRVVTVAVTVIPTDDPASAQTWDGLALDPKHSRAGAEDSLSSRFGYDATDTAKNRDLPIIISVQEITDGLGVAQAFMDASLASPVMSPPLDDALENTDSPESQRSLEALLKGGSDGERPNSDDYKGQQIVNTTRKTGLVQFEDLEDISIVAAPGSTFGYENGYANDAASIVNLLISHAQRMKYRIAVLDSGNGQTLSQVRALRAKIDSSYAALYYPWVKVLDPVTRQPIFLPPSGFVAGIYARNDVNRAVYKAPANEVVNLALGFEANLSKAQQEVLNPEGINAFRFFEGRGNRLWGARTTSSDPEWKYVNLRRYFAYLERSIDKGTQWAVFEPNGEQLWANVRRTIEDFMLNEWQSGALLGDKPDKAYFVKCDRSTMSQNDLDNGRLVCLIGVAPLRPAEFVIFRIGQWTGDRK
- a CDS encoding phage tail protein produces the protein MAVFRDRPYVQFNFLVDLGTGTTDGPDAGFQEISNVGMEVTVAEYRNGNEKENSVRKITGLNKATDVTMKRGVIGSLSLYKWLDQLRNGDASALRTVTIQLQNEDHTAVVQTWKLLRARIIKHVSGPFNAKGTDVAIEELTIAYERLEME
- a CDS encoding phage tail sheath subtilisin-like domain-containing protein; amino-acid sequence: MSRPAARRLPGLRFEIQAPPVADALPRMDVAAFVGFAASGPLHAPVAVEDVADFAAVFGAAPLLAWDTERGEPVYAQLESAVRAFFRNGGQRCWVVRVAGPQARANTFPVPGLLRCTEGGAATPALARARSEGSWSDAATVATSLHREPVELLDWDSVAGAGAELTVTAPGGVAVGDLLRVSFDGTGCTLMVPVESVEPVAQETALTWSGPVSRRVTARVRAPRAVWQQTDVAPVDTTPFVSWMRGEGDEVSLDVTAMEDPGPTVSPRVLTLTLDLDPAQAPPPGTVLRIVDAATGEHWLPVDSVQLGQVAGGGVQVSGVATRVVTSVPVDVTSAPAWCERLTLSLWTRRGEEQPAQLERLGFCPAHPRHWAALPTDVERARNADADTLPSRLPEERLPQDWRQGVPTERFPLAGPGPTGEAFSLPLGLTDQPTAYVGCTPPAVDSLERDGLATFGADLFLDADVKTLGTEALLAQADFLRYQSSQPRTLKGIHAVLDRLDASLISVPDAGHRPWVLAGRPDAPPPEPGEPLPEPAWGSFLDCAFQPPPAPEPLVAQPDEPDSGQSFTLDWAEVPGADVVYVLVEATLPDFSDAAELYRGPLSARTLYGRTSGTRYYRVRAERGGITGPWATGVAVTVAPQSKWHLVPVSQYDVGPLLAVQRALMRMSCARGDFLAVLSLPEHYREEETMGHAATLQSPLGAEEDGVPPIGFAEENALSYGALYHPWTFVSEEGRPGVTRRMPPDGTACGVLARRAVERGVWVAPANERWEGVVALDPALSRERWLDLQEAQVNVVRQEPRAFLTLCADTLATDPDLRPIHVRRLLSLLRRAALQLGATYVFEPNDASFRRRVQRGFEALLGSLFTRGAFAGKTPESAFQVVTGDALNTPTQVEQGRFFVDLKVAPSQPLTFLNVRLVQSGERGTVTEAR
- a CDS encoding phage tail protein — its product is MATPTDETVIAPFTAFAFAVEIDIPGVSPKACSAAFSECDGLEMTMDVKTIREGGNNGRQIRLTGAFSFGQLTLKRGMTANDELWKWFEAMRTRPRLRASAEVVVFAPGPAQKERARFILTRCLPVKLKAPPLNAKDGMVAIEELQIAYESLTRKAVSEGGT